From Thalassotalea euphylliae, the proteins below share one genomic window:
- a CDS encoding YncE family protein produces the protein MSFQMAHQGVKHCHFWQLIWAVVLTCLTHLSLADEFANWESPHVHPIDRTPDGNTLLAVNTANHSLEVFDINNEELQHRVSIPVGLDPITVRARTNSEVWVVNHVSDSISVVDLSRASVVAVLATEDEPADVVFAENNGRAFVSCSQDNSVLVFDADSLAIPPTRIAINGEDPRSLSISPDGRTVYAAIFESGNASTILAGGRRSAQPGNVVDDPRGPYGGMNPPFNNGRSFTPAINPALPTPPSVGLIVQKNDQGRWLDDNNGDWTPFVSGQFADASWRVRGWDLPDRDVAIIDTQSLNVRYVHGVMNALMSSAVNPETGELTIIGTDATNVVRYEPNLNGHFVEVKLASIDSRGGVEVTDLNPHLRDGVITVPMAQRLTSIGDPRGLVWNQSGNLGYVVGMGSNNVLLVNAEGQRVNGVQPLTVGQGPTGIVLNENLNNAYVLNRFDGSISIIDTENFTELSQVRFFDPTPDVIKQGRPFPV, from the coding sequence ATGAGTTTTCAAATGGCACACCAAGGAGTTAAACACTGTCATTTTTGGCAGCTGATTTGGGCAGTTGTTTTGACCTGTCTCACTCACCTTTCATTAGCAGATGAGTTTGCTAATTGGGAGTCCCCTCATGTTCACCCAATTGATCGCACCCCTGATGGTAATACATTATTAGCGGTCAATACGGCTAATCACAGCTTGGAAGTATTTGATATAAATAATGAAGAGTTACAACATCGAGTATCAATCCCGGTTGGCTTAGATCCCATTACTGTTCGCGCTCGAACAAACAGTGAAGTTTGGGTGGTGAATCATGTTTCTGACTCTATTAGTGTTGTTGATTTAAGCCGTGCTAGTGTTGTTGCCGTTTTGGCAACAGAAGATGAGCCAGCAGATGTGGTGTTTGCTGAGAATAATGGCCGAGCCTTTGTTAGCTGTTCACAAGACAATTCAGTACTTGTGTTTGATGCTGATTCACTTGCTATTCCACCCACACGCATTGCTATTAATGGTGAAGATCCTCGTTCTTTGTCGATTAGCCCGGATGGTCGTACTGTTTATGCTGCGATTTTTGAGTCAGGTAATGCTAGTACAATTCTTGCGGGTGGTAGACGCTCTGCTCAGCCAGGCAATGTGGTGGATGACCCTCGCGGCCCATATGGTGGTATGAACCCTCCTTTTAATAATGGTCGTAGCTTTACTCCTGCGATTAACCCAGCGTTACCGACTCCACCTAGCGTTGGTTTGATTGTCCAAAAAAATGATCAAGGGCGCTGGCTTGATGATAATAATGGCGATTGGACGCCATTTGTGTCAGGACAATTTGCCGATGCCTCATGGCGTGTGCGTGGCTGGGATTTACCCGATAGAGACGTGGCCATTATTGACACGCAATCCTTAAATGTTCGTTATGTACACGGGGTGATGAATGCACTGATGAGCTCCGCTGTTAACCCCGAAACAGGGGAGTTAACAATAATTGGTACCGATGCAACCAATGTTGTTCGCTATGAGCCTAACTTGAATGGCCATTTTGTTGAGGTGAAACTTGCTTCAATTGATAGTCGTGGTGGTGTTGAAGTAACGGATTTAAATCCTCACTTACGCGACGGCGTTATCACAGTACCCATGGCACAACGATTAACCTCGATTGGCGATCCTCGAGGTCTTGTCTGGAACCAATCTGGTAACCTTGGTTATGTGGTTGGCATGGGCTCAAACAACGTTTTGCTGGTTAATGCCGAGGGGCAGCGAGTTAACGGAGTCCAGCCGTTAACTGTTGGTCAAGGGCCAACAGGTATTGTTTTAAATGAAAACCTAAATAATGCTTATGTGCTAAACCGCTTTGATGGTTCAATTTCAATTATCGATACTGAAAACTTCACTGAATTAAGCCAAGTGCGCTTTTTCGACCCAACGCCTGACGTCATCAAACAAGGGCGTCCTTTTCCTGTATAA